In Vibrio marisflavi CECT 7928, the following are encoded in one genomic region:
- the zapG gene encoding Z-ring associated protein ZapG, with amino-acid sequence MPWIFALVGLIVGIVIGVLITRLTTPDYKKHKVIQKNLDAAKYELEQKRQEVADHFAQTAEMLDTLGKDYTKLYQHMESTSSEMLSHLPEQDNPFSKKTTQLEADEQETPKTPNNVDQAPKDYANGASGLMSQDDDKEFVKSAEVVTLR; translated from the coding sequence ATGCCTTGGATCTTTGCACTTGTGGGCTTGATTGTTGGTATCGTAATTGGGGTTCTCATCACACGTTTAACAACTCCAGACTACAAAAAACATAAAGTCATCCAAAAAAACTTAGATGCAGCAAAATACGAATTGGAACAAAAACGTCAGGAAGTCGCTGACCACTTTGCTCAAACAGCCGAAATGCTAGACACATTAGGGAAAGACTACACCAAGCTTTATCAGCATATGGAAAGCACCTCTTCCGAAATGCTGTCTCACCTCCCAGAACAAGATAACCCGTTTTCCAAGAAAACGACTCAGCTCGAAGCTGACGAACAGGAAACTCCCAAAACTCCTAACAATGTAGATCAAGCACCTAAAGATTATGCAAACGGCGCAAGTGGGCTTATGAGCCAAGATGACGACAAAGAGTTTGTAAAATCTGCTGAAGTTGTGACATTGCGTTAA
- the rpsI gene encoding 30S ribosomal protein S9, translating to MAENQYYGTGRRKSSAARVFIKPGSGNIVINKRSLEEYFGRPTSCMVVKQPLELVELTEKLDLYVTVKGGGISGQAGAIRHGITRALMEYDESLRPTLRAAGYVTRDARCVERKKVGLRKARRRPQFSKR from the coding sequence ATGGCAGAGAATCAATACTACGGCACTGGCCGTCGCAAAAGCTCAGCTGCACGTGTTTTCATCAAACCAGGCAGCGGCAACATTGTAATCAACAAGCGTAGCCTTGAAGAGTACTTCGGTCGTCCAACTTCTTGCATGGTTGTTAAGCAGCCACTTGAGCTAGTTGAACTAACTGAAAAATTAGACCTATACGTTACTGTTAAAGGTGGCGGTATTTCTGGTCAAGCTGGTGCTATCCGTCACGGTATCACTCGCGCACTTATGGAATACGATGAGTCTCTACGTCCGACTCTACGTGCAGCTGGTTACGTTACTCGTGACGCTCGTTGCGTTGAACGTAAGAAAGTTGGTCTACGTAAAGCACGTCGTCGTCCACAATTCTCTAAGCGTTAA
- the zapE gene encoding cell division protein ZapE — MTPKRKYQNDIEQLGFKEDEAQLKAIEALDELYINLIDYLNAPIENKGKTWHKWFKKTENVQQTPKGLYLWGGVGRGKTYLMDSFYESLPTNNKMRMHFHRFMLRVHDELRELGDISDPLESVADTFKEEAEIICFDEFFVSDITDAMILGTLFQALFKRGVILVATSNIPPSELYRNGLQRARFLPAIEQIENNCQVLNVDSGVDYRLRTLTKAEIYHYPLDEAANNNLEHCFEKLSGEDKHIENTIEINHRQIDVVKESDGILHASFEQLCQTARSQNDYIELSRIYHTVLLSDVKVMSSNLEDAARRFIALVDEFYERNVKLIISAEVPMEQLYSNGLLEFEFKRCVSRLVEMQSCEYLSKEHLS; from the coding sequence ATGACACCTAAACGTAAATATCAAAATGACATTGAACAACTCGGGTTTAAAGAGGATGAAGCGCAACTTAAAGCGATTGAAGCCCTTGATGAATTGTACATAAATCTAATTGATTACCTGAATGCGCCAATAGAAAACAAAGGAAAAACTTGGCACAAGTGGTTTAAAAAGACGGAAAATGTTCAGCAGACTCCAAAAGGTTTGTATCTATGGGGTGGTGTTGGTCGAGGAAAGACATATTTGATGGACTCTTTTTACGAGTCTTTACCAACGAATAATAAAATGCGTATGCATTTTCACCGTTTTATGCTTCGTGTTCATGACGAGTTGCGCGAACTTGGTGATATTAGCGATCCACTAGAGTCAGTGGCTGATACGTTTAAAGAAGAAGCTGAAATCATCTGCTTCGACGAGTTCTTTGTTTCAGACATTACGGATGCGATGATACTTGGTACGCTGTTCCAGGCACTGTTCAAGCGTGGAGTGATTCTGGTTGCAACATCGAATATTCCACCTAGTGAACTATATCGCAATGGCCTTCAACGAGCTCGATTCTTACCTGCCATTGAACAAATTGAAAATAACTGCCAAGTGCTCAATGTCGATAGTGGGGTTGACTATCGGTTGCGTACCTTGACGAAAGCAGAAATTTATCATTATCCGCTGGATGAAGCTGCAAATAATAATCTAGAACATTGTTTTGAAAAGCTATCGGGTGAAGATAAACATATCGAGAATACTATCGAGATTAATCATAGACAGATCGACGTAGTTAAAGAAAGTGACGGCATTTTACATGCTTCTTTTGAGCAACTGTGCCAGACAGCTCGCAGCCAAAATGACTACATTGAGCTATCTCGTATTTATCACACTGTTTTACTTTCTGACGTAAAAGTCATGAGTAGTAATTTAGAAGATGCAGCGAGACGTTTTATTGCATTAGTTGATGAGTTTTACGAACGTAACGTAAAGCTAATTATTTCAGCAGAAGTACCGATGGAGCAGTTATATAGCAACGGTTTGCTCGAGTTTGAGTTTAAGCGTTGTGTATCTCGATTGGTGGAAATGCAAAGTTGCGAATACCTATCCAAAGAGCATTTATCTTAA
- a CDS encoding Do family serine endopeptidase: protein MKKPLLAVAILSLSSILTPLYASASIPASVEGGEVPSLAPMLEKVTPAVVSISVEGTQVSKQQVPEHFRFFFGPDFPAEQLKERPFRGLGSGVIIDAKKGYVVTNYHVINGAKKIKVSLRDGREYDAELIGGDQMSDIALLKLEEAKKLTQIKVADSDKLRVGDFAVAIGNPFGLGQTVTSGIVSALGRSGLNIENFENFIQTDAAINSGNSGGALVNLRGELIGINTAILGPNGGNVGIGFAIPSNMMKNLTDQILEYGEVKRGMLGVQGGEVTSELAEALGYEASKGAFVSQVVPDSAADKAGIKAGDIIVSINGKKINTFGELRAKVATLGAGKQVTIGVIRDGKDKSFKVTLGEQTNIKTDADKLHKGLTGAELTNTAKNDPVQGIKVNSVKEGSPAEAYQLEKGDIIMSVNRKRVKNLAEFRKILDTKPAVLALNVRRGDRMIYLVVR from the coding sequence ATGAAAAAGCCTTTACTCGCTGTAGCGATTCTATCTCTAAGTTCAATTTTAACCCCCTTATACGCATCCGCTTCTATTCCGGCATCTGTCGAAGGCGGAGAAGTACCAAGCCTTGCACCTATGCTCGAAAAAGTCACACCTGCGGTAGTGAGTATTTCGGTGGAGGGTACACAGGTTTCCAAACAACAAGTTCCAGAGCATTTCCGCTTCTTCTTTGGGCCAGACTTTCCAGCCGAACAGCTAAAAGAAAGACCGTTTCGAGGACTAGGTTCTGGCGTTATCATTGATGCTAAAAAAGGCTATGTAGTCACCAACTATCATGTAATCAATGGCGCGAAAAAGATTAAAGTGAGCCTGCGCGATGGACGTGAGTATGACGCTGAGCTTATTGGCGGCGACCAAATGTCTGATATTGCGCTACTAAAGCTTGAAGAAGCAAAAAAACTCACGCAAATAAAAGTGGCAGACTCAGACAAACTACGAGTTGGTGATTTCGCTGTCGCAATTGGCAACCCATTTGGGCTTGGTCAAACCGTCACCTCTGGTATTGTTTCTGCTTTAGGGCGCAGTGGCCTAAATATCGAAAACTTTGAGAACTTCATTCAAACAGATGCTGCAATTAATAGTGGTAACTCAGGCGGTGCGCTCGTTAACCTCCGTGGTGAACTTATTGGCATCAACACCGCTATTTTAGGGCCAAATGGTGGCAACGTGGGTATCGGGTTTGCGATCCCGTCTAACATGATGAAAAACCTCACCGACCAAATTTTGGAATATGGTGAAGTGAAGCGAGGCATGTTGGGAGTCCAAGGTGGAGAAGTCACTTCAGAGCTTGCCGAGGCACTAGGTTATGAAGCTAGCAAAGGTGCTTTTGTAAGCCAAGTAGTGCCAGATAGTGCAGCCGATAAAGCAGGCATAAAAGCTGGCGATATCATTGTTTCAATCAACGGTAAGAAAATTAATACCTTTGGCGAGTTAAGGGCGAAGGTCGCTACTCTTGGTGCGGGCAAACAAGTCACCATCGGCGTCATTCGTGATGGTAAAGACAAATCTTTCAAAGTCACGTTAGGTGAACAAACCAATATCAAAACTGATGCCGATAAGCTCCATAAAGGTTTGACTGGCGCAGAGTTAACTAACACAGCTAAGAACGACCCTGTACAAGGTATAAAAGTTAACTCGGTGAAAGAAGGCTCTCCAGCAGAGGCCTATCAGCTCGAAAAGGGCGACATTATTATGAGTGTCAATCGCAAACGCGTGAAGAACCTGGCCGAGTTCCGCAAGATATTAGATACAAAACCCGCAGTGCTAGCACTCAATGTTCGCCGTGGCGATCGAATGATTTACCTTGTCGTAAGGTAG
- the rplM gene encoding 50S ribosomal protein L13, which yields MKTFVAKPETVKRDWYVVDAEGKTLGRLASEIASRLRGKHKAEYTPHVDTGDYIIVVNAEKVAVTGNKAKGKVYYRHSEFPGGLKSMTFEKLIDRKPEMALELAVKGMLPRGPLGRAMYRKLKVYAGAEHNHVAQQPQVLDI from the coding sequence ATGAAAACTTTCGTTGCTAAACCAGAAACTGTAAAACGTGACTGGTACGTTGTAGACGCAGAGGGTAAAACTCTAGGTCGTCTAGCAAGTGAAATTGCATCTCGCCTACGTGGCAAACACAAAGCTGAATACACTCCTCACGTTGATACTGGTGATTACATCATCGTTGTTAACGCTGAGAAAGTTGCTGTTACTGGCAACAAAGCTAAAGGTAAAGTTTACTACCGTCACTCTGAGTTCCCAGGTGGCCTAAAATCAATGACTTTTGAAAAGTTAATTGATCGTAAGCCTGAAATGGCTCTTGAGCTAGCGGTTAAAGGTATGCTACCACGTGGTCCTCTTGGCCGTGCTATGTACCGTAAGCTTAAAGTTTACGCTGGCGCTGAGCACAACCATGTTGCTCAACAACCACAAGTACTAGACATCTAA